The window gagcacagggaaaaaaaacatatacagaaataaaataattcttcTCATTTTTACtgctaaatatttatatttatttaaatatacttttatatttttagaagtAATTTAACTTCCTAGGAATGTATGAAACGTCTAAATAAGTTATTTGCATACTGTTAGATTCTGGCCCATTTGTTCATGCAGATCTGCTTCACATAGATCTCCTTAGTCAGACAGTACTATTGCACTGCAATTTTCAAAATGTGTCACAGATCATCAATTGGATTGAGATCAGGCTTTTGAGTGGCCCAGAACATtaaccttttttgttttggggCCATTGCTATGTAAATTTGTGTCTGTTTGGGATCATTCTCTTAGTAAATCTACCGGATTTAAAACAGGAAATAAGCCCCACAGCATGTTGGGGTCTTCTAGTTATCTTCACTGTATGTGGTTTTCTGAGAAGTGGAACTGTTTGATTAGGATTACACATATCAAATTTTTGTGGCTCTTGGCCACATAATCTTTTCTCCCTATGCATCCCACTTTCACCTTAGATTCACAACAAGAATAATTATCCCTTGACACTAGGGTATTTTTCTGCAGGAAATGTGGTAGTTATTTTAATGATTCACACATGGAGGCAGATTGCAAGGCAATTGTGTCCTTGTTAGGGTAGTTGTTTTTGATCTGTGTAAGCCTTGCAATTCTACAAAAGGACTGAATCTCATCTTATTTCACCATATAGCAGtacaataattcatttttaattgtaacAGGTTAAACATATTAGAAAACTGGTAAACATTCTGAATACTTTTAAAATTGCAGTGTATataatcatgaaaattacatggTGCCTACAACATGTAAACTTTCGCATCAAATTGTGTTAGAATGTAACATGGGTTTTGTTTTATGCAATGCCAAAATGACTATGACTTGGGAGACTTCTTGTGTGTTTGATGCAGCTATTAATTTCACCAACATAAAATCATGTTATCCACAAGCACTGTTAATACACTGTACAATTTGACACTATAACGCACAGAGAATAGTACAACATTATGGAAGTATTTTAATAcctaataattttttttttatgaataagaaTGTGTTCACTGTGGATCCTGGTATATAAATGAGACAAATTAACCATTAATGTTTCcaatggtgtgacagcaaaccTTTAGGAAGAAAACCTAACAATGAAGATGACTCACTCTTATGCtatcaaataatatattatttacagtttgttttctacatttttactaTGTCACACCATAGTACACATGTAAGGTATATTTTTCAACTACCCAAATACCACTGCATGAATAATAAAAGATGCAATACAAACCCAGAGCCAAATAGACAGAGCACTTACCTTAACCTCTAATGCTTTTGTGTCTTCTCTGTGTGATTTTATTCCTGTAGATATATCCAATAAATGTAGTGTCACAAGTTGTTAGCAGAGTATTTGTTTAGGACGACAGGTATAAGACTTTGGCCTTGAGTAATTTTACCATAATACTGTCCATGTGGCTGATATGTCAGGATCCTTGCGACAGGTGTTTCCTTTCTGCTTAACTCGTCTGCTTGCCGTCGCTGTGACAACCGAGTCTTGTCTGTAAGCCATGTGTGGGTATTCTTGAGTTTGCtatgtgtttaaaataatatttaattaagcTTGGTAATATGTAATCTTGCATATGGTAGTATTTTATATCCATGCTTGTCTACCTGACCACAGATAGTTGTTTGTTAGTGGATGTAACATCATCCTTCCAGCCGGTCTAGCTCAAAACACagtgacattaaaaacaattagtGATACTGTGAGGGgtatgtacacacacatgcacactcacacagagagagagagagactatcAGTTTCCTTATAATGAAACAAAAGCCAAGAAGAGTGACTAGGCTTCATCTGAGCCTAAACAATTGCTAGCAAttgtgataaaatataaaaaaatatatggcCCAGAGCAAGCTTTAGaattctaaaatgtatttacagtacatgcaaATGCACCAATCCACTAACTGCCTGTTTGCAATATAATTACATGTGAATTATTATAGTTAAAATGAGTTTTTCTATTAGGCACAGCCAGAGAGCGTCATCAATTGCAATGAAATCATTGgccacaaaataaaacaacaaaggtGCATTACCATACATTCAAGCACACATAGCCAGCAAGTCAGACATGCTTGaacttattaataaaatatatagcaaagatttttaaaagtacaatataGTACATGCATGCAACCATACGTTTTGCTGTTGTTTGGCTGtctgcttttaaaatattttttctgtgataACAATTTCTCTCCCTAGCTTTCACTCTTACTTTTGAAGTATATTTGGTGCTGCCCTCCTTGTGACCTTAAACATCTGAACACAACTCCTATTTCTCCCAACTCTCTCTTTAACTTCTTAGGAGTTCTCAGAGTTGATACcccctctcacacacacaccgctCCTGTTTCTCTCACTCTTCTAATAACACACAGGCCATCCAAATCCAGCTCACTTCATGTACCTTTCCCATGCAAATAGCCTCCAACTCAGAATAATTTAGCCTTCCTGTTTACAGGTATGAAGTACTTATCTCAGACCTCTGTCTGGATTTCTCCTCACAAACCCCCACCCCCCACCAAACTTCCAGTAGGTTCAACATGCCTATCTGTCAAGAGGCGTAAGGCACTGACACCTAAATCCACAAGAGGGCCATGGGTCGGGTAATGCACCCTGACACCCCACAGACTCATAAAATTTAATTCTATACCAACATCTAATTCAATCCTCATACCTGAGACAAGATCGCTCGTGCTTTTGATGATAGGCTATGTTAAACTTTTACAGATTTGCAAAAATATGAGCATAATGTGCCAGGGTTACAGTAATGCAAATATAAAGCTGTTACTGTAAACTTTCTCATTCTTCTGATAAACTTTACCATCGACATAGTATAGAGCTAATATAGTCTGTTGTGGTTGATTCTTCATTAAATCGTTGGTGGGTGTTTATCTTAGAGTTAGATCCTAATAAAGCATGCTTTTTAGTAcctattagtgttaattaatataaaaataagctGTTGTGTCCCATTTCAGACTTGACCAGCTAAAGCTTTTTACTATTTTCTACATATTGAGTACTGTGTTCTATTCAAATCAACCTAAATACATAATGTGAAAACATATAACCatatctttaatattaaatCTGATTTAAACTAATGCTTGAAATTATACTATGATGCTCTTTATCTTATAATTCGATCAAAGATCAGAAAATGGCGCATTTTGTGATGTGTTTTGATGTGCTTGCGAACTGAATATTCAATGCGTTTTTCTTTCTATTAACCACGCCTAGATCGATTGCTCTATTTCGTATTTTCCCTTTTGTCCACGTAGTGCGCATGCTCCGTTGTGCTAGCATGAAGCTCTCAAACATCCTCAGAAATGTTGATGTGGCTCTTGTGAACTGTCTGAAAAGTCTGTAAAAAGATTTCATTATGAAACCCTTTGCTCCTATTTTTTTTTGGATGTTTAGCCTCGTCTTGGCAAACCAAGAAGAGCGGTTGCCGAATAAATGCGAAGGTAATCATAAAGTGCTTAACGTTAACTTTTTTAGTAAACAATTAATATCATGTGCATTACTCACCATAAGTACGTTACAATTACGAAATTATACTGGACATGTTACGTAGATTTAGATGTATTTCCTCAACAGTGCCCCGAACATTAAATTAACTATTAGAAACTTAACATGTGCATTATAGCACAATTTTGCAAATTATGCCTTTTTGTTTATCTGCTTGTAGGCTAAGCGAAACCTCTTCCAACTGTTTAACTTTACACTGTATCgtatattcattttcttttgataGTTTGCAAGTTACTGACTGTGGAGCTGCAGGACGCCTTAGAGAAAACTGGCCGCTCGAAAGAGGTTTTAGAGATCGGAGAAGTTTTGGATAGTGGCAAGAGAAGAcgcaaaataaaatacaacacttCGTATGTGATGATAACGTAAATTCTGACAGTTCTATCCCCGTGAGTCGTAAGAATCATTAATTCTGAATACACTTTGTGTTGCTAGAGAGACTCGACTCACTGAGGCAATGGACAACATCTGTGAAAGAATTCTGCAGTATAAAGTACACGCTGAGAGACCAGGGAGCCTTCGCTATGCTAAGGTTTTAAACTCACTATACCTCGtttcttccttttttaatataatgtaagCATATGGGTCACCCAGTGATGAAGTCTACGGTTTTTTTAGTGAGTATACTCGGGACTTCCCTCCCAGCCTACTCACCCGTCCCAGGTCGACAACCCATTTATAAGTaccaccacactcacgaatgATGTATGTAATTCATATAGCATtctgaaagatttattgcaagttatatttcaatagccaatgacagctggggTGACTTGCTGGTCTTGTTAATCACTGTCTCTCAGTTTATCAGGCCGCGATtatcaatgcacattttgtGATCCAGGTGAAAAGCCAgctataaagtcatttatttgtgatattCTATTTCTACATGAACCCACCCTGATAAAAAATACtattacataaattatattgATTCACTATTGCTATTATAAacgatatgtttttatttcacaattttttatGAATGTCTTGGGCATTTATGGGTGTTTTATTGATCCTCATCTGCATCTCTtttgttttgggcagggttctattaTTTTTTCAGCAAGGCAAccaacataatgtaaaaaatattgtgtgaaaGTATAATCTTTACATTTTGGTATGGTTTTGACTGACTAAAGCCATCTCAAagacttacagtaaatcatattgaaatatcTTGGCCCccttttttaagtgggtatatggaaattcttgatcttttctagtgggtaCATGGCGTATGCCTGCATATTACGTAGACTACAGCACTGGGATCACctcttttattgtttgttaGGGCACCAGTCAGACAATGAGCACACTGAAGAACCTGGTGAATAAGGGAGTGAAGGTTGAACTTGGGGTTCCTTATGAACTGTGGGATGAGCCTTCAGTGGAGGTAGCGGACATGAAGAGGCAGGTAATACTCGCACATGCACACAACATGCGAATGTAAACCAACTGTATACAGACCTTATAAGCGTGTTATTTCAAATTCAAAGGCATGTTAATGACATCATCTCccactcattttcattttgaaatatttctttaagcAGACCATTTACGTTAACACGTGTTGTGGAAGCCTTGCTGTGAGACAATGTAGATATAGTGGTCtgttaaaaatatgcaaataccAGTTTTATAAGGAAACTGTTTTGTGTTACAGTGCGAAACAATGTTAGAAGAACATGAAGAAGTTGTAGAGAACTGGTACTTCCATCATCAAGATGAGAAACTTGACAAATTCTTCTGTGAGGCCCATGTTCTGAGAAACTCAGACCAAGGTAGGAAATGcaattatttttctctttgtccttttgtgtgtgtgtttgtttgtttgtgtgtgtgtgtgtgtgtgtgtttgtttgtttgtgtgtttgtttgtgtgtgcgtgtgtgtgttatacaCTCACATATCAAACCACTAACTTACATATTATTTTTCCCAATTTCACTCAGAGTGCCTGAAGGAGGCATGGAAAGGTGACATGAGAATAAAGGAATCTAAGGAGAAAAGTGAGAAAGAGGGAAAAAGACAGAACCATGACTCAGCAGAACTCTGAATGAAGAGATGCAATGATTGATGAATGGACACGAATGACAGGAGATTTGAGGTTACTTGTGGAAGAACAGGATTGTCAACATAGTTGATAAAATGGAATGCAGTGCAATGCTCTTGGCTTCAACCAAGCGAGAAAATCAAGCAGCTGTCATAACTTTCCATATTTGTTTTCCTTGCCAGATGGGATTTGGACAGTGCTTGCTGTTTTACCTCTCTGTCCAGCTGTTTTACCAATTTGTCCATattttgaatgtcttttttACACAGCGTTACCAAGAATTAAGactgtaaatgtatctttattttttagtgtCTCAGAGTAGGTATAGGCAGTAACATAAAAAATAGACTTaattttgtacatgtatttttttattgaatggtGCAGTCGTTTGACATCATGTTACTATTTCCCACAAGTTAATCGTGTTGGCTGTTTTATGAAGGGGacagttttgtgtattttcGGGAACTGTAGAATGCTTGTGTATTCGTTATAGTTTTCCCTATGCAATAAGaagttttttaaacacttttttttaaatgttacattgttGTAACAGTAATACGGTTAACGTATTGTTGCAATAAAATTACTCCGTGCCTTCATTATTTGGTTTTATAAACAAAGGAAACAAGACAATTTTACCTTGAGATGAACACTATTAACACATCTATTTTATATGAAGCAAAGCATATTTCTAAGTACCCGTTTAGTTTAAAGGAATGTAATGTTAGGGGTTCTTtgatttttgattgttttataaaGCTTATATAGCAGTACCAAGGCTTCTCGGGTTCTATGTGCATCTTTAAGACGCTCTCGTAATTCTCAGAAAGCGAAATCTATAGAGTTTATGTAGGCCCAAAACTCACGCACATGGAATCCGCACAAACACGCGCGATGCAAACGCACTTAATGACAGCCACGCGCAGGAAGCTGCCCCGCGATTGCGCATTTATACTCCGCGAGAGAGCAGAACAGTATCAGCAAGCGGAAAAGAATCCTCGCGCGGGAGTATTTCTGTTCCGCGAGAAAAAACTCAGTCCGCGAGCAGAGCCTTTGACGAGCGCGTGCGCGATTCTCTATGCTCTCGCAACTGCTCAACACTTGCTCTCTCGTTGAGTTGACTTCTGAGGCTTTGGAGGCGGGACTATGGCAGATGTCTCCGCTCATTTGATTGGTAACTTTTAACATGCACATATTTGTTAATGTGCATCACTTCTCTCTGAGGGAATGAAGCAAGGCAGCACTCTCCTTGTATTGTTATGTGATTATATTAGTAGGCTTAAGAACCACAGGTCgagatttgtttaaattatgcaAAATTAAAGCTTGTCttatttataagcttttttattaaataaatgttttaagaaatttTGTCTCTGTGTTACTGCCTGGAAGATCAAGTTTTGCAGAATATCATGAAAAACTGTTCTTAAAGGAATTCTCCATGCACAAGTATACTTATTTAGCAATAACTGAATAATTTAGTAAGTACACATTTTTGGGGAAAATAAACTAATGAACATGCCAAGTGCTTACTATTAGAGGCCACACGGGGGCAGTAAAGCCCATGCCCTAATACACCAACTAAAATATGTATCCATAATAAACTGGTCGGTCCATGTGAAGAATGCCAGTAATTTAAGTTTATGTTCCTTTACGTTTAATAGTCTACTCATCTTTGCCTTTAAATTAGTTGCTTATATGTTAATACCAAGGAATGCTAAGGTTGAGTCCAACCTTGTGGATTCAGTGTTAAATCGCTGTgcattgtgttgttgtgtataaataatacatgttgTGTGTGAGTAAttgtcatgttttctttttgggCCAGTGCATCAAATAGCAAGTGTTTTTAGAGTCCATCAAGGTGATCCTCATTGCTATCTGAAAACATAAATTTGGTAGATTACATTAGTTTATGCTagcatttataatttttttgagaGATATTAAAAACCTTTGTTTGGTCAGTTGCATATGAACGTTTTTTAGAATTAgcccaaaaaacacacattttaaacattacaaGTTCATGAATGaccattttctttgtttcttatCTTGGCTTTATGGCCCAGTCCGGTCATGCCTTTGCCTTGATCAGTATTCCTGCACATAAGCCTATCTGTTGTGCCcttttttgttataataaatagCCGCCGTTTAGCTCTTTGCCTTTAAAAAGATAGGGTACTCAATAAACCTATAAGAGACCTACAGACAGGAAATGTAAGAAATATAGGCTACTGTACATGTgaccaaacacaaaaaaattaagcttttgtgtaatgtgatttgtttgtgaTTCTCTTTTAATACGTATGATCTACTAACCTTGATGTGCTGGTGAGATGAATTTCCACCTTGGTGGACAATAAAGATATACAATACaatgcaatacaataaaaatgaaaattcaccaGTGATGAACATGCCCACACTTTTTATCAGgaaaatcaaatgtaattaataatgacatgatttatgtttcatttgaaatcaaaaCAGAAATAGAGATTTCCATAGAAACAAAACAAGGTTCCCACCATGCAAGAGCTGTTTTGAAATCAAATCCATCATGCACTTTAAACTTAATTAAGGATGGAATTAATAGAGTTCAAACAGGAGAAGCAAAACATTTCAGGGTTAAATTACTAAAGCtacttttatttgttaagaGGTTTACAGAAACTTTAATTGCAGTCACAcagtaatattaatttatattaaacaataaattcaCTTATGACATCCATTGATAAATTAAGTGTCATACATAGGATAACTTTCTGAACACTTCGAGATGCACTTGTCTTTTTGCAGTCTGACTACAGTAGCTCTTGTGTTCATTTGGTGTGATTCTTCCTTCGTTCCAGCACCCTCTTTGTCAGCCTCGATGTCTGGACTTTCTCCAGCTTGCTTTCAATATCACACAGTGTAATAGATCTACCAGACACTATTGTGTAGTCATACAGCATTGATCTCAGTTCTGTCACAGAACTGGGtggtgaaagaaaaaaaattatatgcaTCATTGTACTTGTTCATCCCTCAATTATGTTTGTTGTACTTGACTcccatccaaaaacatcaaatgttcAACTGCATGCACTGAAGCATGGGTACGCATAGGCACACACCTGGGACACAGTCCTCCAGGGAAGTCATCAATCAGTTTAATGGGACTTCACTGGggaattttcttttgtttcccTTCAATTCACTTGTTCTGTTTTACTCTCACTCACTATTTCCATATGTGTCAGCTTTAGATCATCTCTAGAGAAGGAGCCCCTTGGTCTGGGTTATTCAAGTGGGGTTTCAATTGCGCATTGAAATTTAAATTGACTTTCGTA of the Triplophysa dalaica isolate WHDGS20190420 chromosome 1, ASM1584641v1, whole genome shotgun sequence genome contains:
- the cnpy4 gene encoding protein canopy 4; the protein is MKPFAPIFFWMFSLVLANQEERLPNKCEVCKLLTVELQDALEKTGRSKEVLEIGEVLDSGKRRRKIKYNTSETRLTEAMDNICERILQYKVHAERPGSLRYAKGTSQTMSTLKNLVNKGVKVELGVPYELWDEPSVEVADMKRQCETMLEEHEEVVENWYFHHQDEKLDKFFCEAHVLRNSDQECLKEAWKGDMRIKESKEKSEKEGKRQNHDSAEL